The following DNA comes from Bacillus sp. 2205SS5-2.
ATTGCAATGGAAATCATTCAGTTACAAAAGTCTCTTCACAATAAATAGTTTTAGGATGTTGGAAGGAGGGGAACTAATGGCTGAAAAGTCAGCACGTTCCAAAGAGGTAGAATCAGAACTTACGTTAGAACAAGTAAAAGAACAATTACTTGAGGTTGGGAAAAAACGCGGTGTCTTAACATATGAAGAAATAGCTGAAAAGCTTTCGAATTTTGATATTGAATCCGATCAAATGGATGAATACTATGAAAGTTTGGGTGAACAAGGCATTGAAGTTATTAATGAAAACGGGGCCGACGATGCACCAAGTACAGCTCAAATTAATAAAGGTACAGATGAGGAATTTGACTTAAATGACTTAAGTGTTCCTCCTGGAGTGAAGATTAATGACCCTGTACGAATGTATTTGAAAGAGATTGGTCGAGTAGACCTTCTTTCTGCTCAAGAGGAAATTTCACTTGCAAACCGCATTGAAAATGGTGATGAGGAAGCTAAGAGAAGATTGGCTGAGGCAAACCTTCGTCTTGTAGTAAGTATTGCTAAGCGTTATGTAGGCCGTGGCATGCTATTCTTAGATTTAATTCAAGAAGGAAATATGGGCTTAATTAAAGCTGTAGAAAAATTCGATTATCGTAAAGGATTTAAGTTTAGTACGTATGCTACTTGGTGGATTCGTCAGGCTATAACACGTGCAATTGCGGATCAGGCAAGAACCATTCGGATTCCTGTTCATATGGTTGAGACCATTAATAAACTAATTCGTGTCCAACGACAACTACTACAAGATTTAGGTCGTGAACCTTCACCAGAAGAAATAGGAGAAGAAATGGACTTAACGCCTGAAAAGGTGCGCGAAATTCTAAAGATTGCTCAAGAGCCAGTTTCTTTGGAAACTCCGATTGGAGAGGAAGATGACTCTCATTTAGGAGACTTTATTGAAGACGCAGAAGCACAATCTCCTTCAGAACACGCTGCATATGAGTTGTTGAAAGAGCAACTTGAAGATGTCTTAGATACATTAACAGATCGTGAAGAAAATGTATTACGACTTCGTTTTGGATTAGATGATGGCCGAACAAGAACTCTAGAAGAAGTTGGAAAAGTATTTGGCGTTACCCGCGAACGTATTCGTCAAATTGAAGCGAAAGCTCTTCGAAAACTTCGTCACCCAAGCCGTAGCAAACGTTTAAAAGACTTCTTAGAATAGGCAATCAGCAATAGTTTACTTTTCGGAGTGAACTATTGTTTTTTTTGTTTCCAAATTTTTATGAAAATTTGGAAGGATTTTGTCTCTAGAGAGCGAATTGTAACATACAGGATGTGATGATTCATGAATAAACATCGTAAAGAAACGATAATAAATGAAATAGAAATGTGGAAACAAAACAAAATGCTACCTGAACATTATTGTGAATTTTTACTTTCCCTATATAGTGAAGGAAATAATCAGCCCAAGAAAAAGGAGTCTTTCATACTAAGGAATTGGTGGTATTTACTCACCCTCTATAGTCTAATGATTCCAATTTCGGTATTTGTCATATATTTTACTGAATTGTCAAACGTATTGCAAACAGTGATTTTGTTGGCTTTTGTCGTTTTATTATTTTTTTCGGCTATTTACTTTTCTGATAAAGAAAAATCGTTTCCTCTTCTCTTTATCCAAGCTAGCGTAATTTTCTTTATGGCTTCCCTTCATTTCAACCTATCTTATGAGGAGAAAAGTGAATGGAGCCTTTACCTCATCTTGTTTATCAACTGTATATTTTGGGGTTGGATTGGCCTAAAATGGAGATTGACTTATTTTTATATTGCCAGTGCATTGGGGTCTATAGTTATTTTAATCTTTATATTCAAATAACATTTAGAAAATAACGAAAATTTTAAATGTTGAGAACAGACTTCCTTCCTTATATAATACAAATGAAAGCGTATTCATGTAAAGGGGGATGGTTATGAATTACGAATTAACTTCTGAACAAAAGATGATTCAACGCACCATTAAGGAATTTGCGAATGAAATTGTCGCTCCAGGAGCGATTGAACGAGATCGAAACAAGACCTTTCCGATAGAAGAGTTTAAGCAATTGGCAGGGTTAGGAATTATGGGATTGCCTTTCCCGGAGGAATATGGTGGTTCGGGAGCGGATACTATTAGCTTTGCAATTGTTGTAGAAGAATTAAGTAGAGTATGTGCATCGACAGGCATAACCTATTCTGCACATATATCATTAGGAGGAGCACCACTAAATTTATTCGGATCACATGAGCAAAAGCAAAAGTACTTAACTCCCATTTGTACAGGAGAGTCATTCGGAGCATTTGGTCTCACAGAACCCAATGCAGGCTCAGATGCTGGTGGAACACAAACGACTGCCAAGGTAGATGGAAATGAATATGTAATTAACGGAAACAAATGTTACATAACCAATGCGAGCTATGCGAACTCTTTAGCTCTTACTGCTATTACTGGAACTGAGAATGGACAAAAAGAAATAAGTGCAATCATTGTCCCAACGAATTCAAAAGGTTTTACCATTGTTGACAATTACGAAAAGATGGGACTTCATGCATCAAATACAACCGAACTTGTTATGGAAGATGTTCGTGTTCCAACTGAAAACCTCTTAGGTAATCAAGGTGAAGGGTTTAAACAATTTTTAATGACCTTAGACGGTGGACGAATTGGTATTGGGGCAATGGCTGTAGGTATCGCTCAAGGAGCGTTTGACAAAGCCCTCCAATACTCAAAAGAGAGAAAGCAATTTGGAAAAAGCTTATCTCAATTTCAGGTGACTCAGTTTAAACTGGCTGATATGGCGATGAAGATTGAACTTGCTCGTACGATGGTTCATAAAGCAGCTTGGTTGAAAGATCAGGGCAAACCATTTACAAAAGAAGCATCAATGTGCAAATTGTATGCGTCTGAAGTGTGTATGGAAATCACCGACCAAGCAGTGCAACTACATGGTGGAAACGGTTATATGAAAGATTATGAAGTCGAGAGAATGATGCGTGACGCAAAACTTCTCGAAATTGGGGAAGGTACTTCGGAAGTTCAAAGAATGGTGATTGCAAGAGAAATTGGTTGTTTTTCTTAATTTCTTGAAAAGTCTCAGCATGTCTGAGACTTTTTTTATGGAGAATTTGCAAATAATGTAGAAAAATTGAGGTAAAGACTTTTCCTTTTCTACTTTTTCAAGTAAAATATATAGTGCTTGTACATTAAAAGACAATTCAATTTTACATACAAAGGGGGTTATATGCATGAATCGCAATCCAATTATTCCGTTTATCTTGATTATGGTGATGGGAATTGGTCTCGTTTTTTTCCTTTCTGTTAAAGGAATTAGCGATGCTGACGAAATGGCTAGTGAGCATGGTGAAGGCGAAATGGAAGGTTCAGAGGATGTCGCTTTTGATCCTGAAGGGCTTTACGAAAAATCTTGTATCGGTTGTCACGGTGGAGATTATGGTGGCGGTGTAGGTCCTGGTCTAGTAGGCGTGGGTGAAAAATACAGCGCTGAAGAGATCAAGGATATTCTTCAAAATGGTAAAGGAGCTGGAATGCCAGCGAACCTAGTACCAGCTGAAAACCTTGATGCTATGACTGAATGGTTATTGAGTCTTGAGTAGAAAAAAGCCCTTTGCCTTTGCAAAGGGCTTTTTTTCTTGTCATAATAATAAAAGAAGGCTTTTTTCGTATACATTGTGGCTATTTCATTTGGTTTTTTACTAAATTCTCCATTTCACTGCGTGTACTGCCAGATGCCGGTGGTCTCAGGGCAGCCACTTCCGCTTTTCGTGATCCAGCTGCAGTGGCTTGAGGCTCGGGTCAAATGCCAGTCCACTACGTGAAGCAGGCTTCACTGCGTGTCCTGTCATTTGCCTGCCGCCTCAGGGCGAGCCACTTCCGCTTTTCGTATATGATGTCCGAAACAAAGCTACATCATAGATTATAAACTAAAGCGAAAAGTCACAATCTTTGCGAATACAGCCTAAAAGAATAAAAGAATGAGTAGAATGTGGTGAAAAAAGTGAATGCAGAAAAATTATCGAAGAGATTAGAAAAAGTAGCTAGTTTTATTCCTCACGAGTCACGCCTCGTTGATATAGGGTCAGATCATGCGTATTTACCATGCTATGCGGTTAAAGCTGGAATCGTCAATTTCGCCATCGCAGGGGAAGTTGTTGAAGGACCGTACGAATCGGCCAAGCATCAAGTGCAACAGTTGAGATTAGAAAATCATATACGAGTCCGTTTGGGTAGTGGCTTAGAGGTGATTTCTAGAGGAGAAGTGAATGTCATTACCATTGCAGGGATGGGAGGCACGCTTATTTCGTCCATTTTAGAAGAGGGAAAAGAAAAATTGGTTGGGAATGAGCGGTTAATATTACAACCGAATGTTTCAGCCATTTCCATTAGAAAATGGTTAATGAAAAATGGATGGGCTGTTGTTAAAGAAGAAATTTTAGAAGAAGAAAATAAAATTTATGAGATTGTAGTAGCAGAAAAAGGGGATTCTTATCAATTAACTGAAAAAGAATTATTACTTGGTCCCATATTAATAAAAGAAAATAATGATATTTTCAAAAAAAAATGGCAGCAAGAATGCGATCAATGGAAGAGGATACTAAAAGAAATGGAACAAGCGGAAGAAACGAGTGAGTTATCGATAAAAAAGAGTGAATTCAGAAAAAAAATCACGATGGTGGAGGGAGTCATTTGATGAAAAAAGTGAATGGTTTTCAAATCATTGAACAATTTGAAGATTTTTCTCCCAAAAAGTATGCATTAGAAGGAGATAAGATTGGTCTTCAAGTCGGTTCTCTAAATAAAAATGTCGAAAGAGTCATGATCACTCTAGATGTTTTAGAGGAAGTGGTGGATGAGGCAATCGAAAAGCAAATAGATTTAATAATCGCCCATCACCCACCCATTTATAATGCGTTAAAAAACCTTGTGACAGATAAAGGACAGGGAAGAATATTTGAAAAGTTAATCAAAAATGATATCGCAGTATATGTAGCCCATACGAACTTAGATGTGGCACAAGGTGGTGTGAATGATCTACTGGCTGAAGCACTGTTATTAGAAAATACGAACATTTTAGTTCCATCGTTTGAAGAAGATTTGAGTAAGTTAGTCGTTTATGTTCCCGAGGAAGCGGCTGATGAGGTGCGAAAAGCGCTAGGAGAAAGTGGTGCAGGACATATAGGGAATTACCAAAACTGTTCCTTTTCAAGCTCTGGAACAGGACGCTTTTTGCCATTAAAAGAAAGTAACCCATATATTGGTTCACAAGGAAAGGCTGAAGAAGTCACAGAGGTTCGCATTGAAACAATCGTTGAACAATCTCTTGAACAAAAATTAATCAAGACCATGTTAAAAGCACATCCTTATGAAGAGCCAGCTTATGATGTGATTAAGCTAAAGCAAAAAGGGAGAACATTAGGCTTAGGAAGAATTGGCTCTTTAAAGGAGCCAATGTCTTTAGAGGCATTTGCCCAATTTGTCAAGAAGCAGTTAAAGGTTGAGGGGGTTCGTTTTGTAGGGCATAAAAAGGAAACAGTGAAAAAGGTAGCTGTTTTAGGTGGAGATGGCAACAAATACATACATGCTGCAAAGTTTAAAGGAGCCGATGTTTTAGTTACGGGGGATCTATATTTTCATACAGCACACGAAGCGATGATGTTAGGATTAAATGTGGTGGACCCTGGTCATCATGTTGAAAAAGTCATGATAAAGGGTGTTGCCAAAATTCTAGAGAGAAAGATGATAGAACGGAACTTTAAAGTGGAAATTATTCAGTCAGAAACGAATACGAATCCATTTACCATCGTATAGTTTTTTTGCAGCAGTATATTAACCGTCTAAAAGATAGGAATCGGGGCTTTATTTCGTGTCTTTTTGAATCAAGTCAATGGGGAATATGATGTTATCATTGATGATTAAATGAAAAAGCAACAATGTGTACGAAATGTGCCTATCAAAAAAAACTTTGCTGACAATTGGTCGCATAGTTTTTTTTGATAGGCCGCAAGATCATTGCTTAATCAAGAAGTACTACATTAAGAGTTGTATTAGTCTTGTGAAATTGTTTTTGGTTTTTTTACTTTAGGTAAAATTTTATGCAGAGGAACAGTACGTTCTCTTTTCCAGGTGGTCGGATCAGTGTATTCAAATTGGTTTAAAAAATTGATCACTTCTTTGACAAGCGGTGTTGGAGTCGATGCCCCAGCAGTAACTGCAATTTTCCCGGCGTCCTTCAACCACTCAATTTCAAGTTCTGATACATCAGAAATGCGGTAGGCTTTTGTATGAGCAATTTCTTCTGAAACTTGAGCAAGTCGGTTGCTGTTGTTGCTTTTAGGGTCTCCAACAACAATTAAAACATCTGCATCACCAGCTTGTTCAGCAACCGCCTCTTGACGGACTTGAGTGGCTAAACATATCTCTTTATGGGCTTCGGCGTGAGGATATTTTTCTGTAACTTTTTCCATGATATCAACTACATCCCACTGACTCATTGTGGTTTGATTTGTGACAATAATTTTATCGCTTTTGATAGTTAAGGAGGCGACTTCCTCTGGTTTTTCTACCAAATGAACAATTTGAGGTGCTACACCAACCGCTCCTTCAGGTTCAGGGTGTCCTTTTTTACCGATATAAATGACTTCATAACCTTCTGCTTCTTTCTCGCGAATAAGGTCATGTGTTCTTGTTACATCAGGACATGTGGCATCAATCGTAATAAGTCCTTTTTCAGCGGCTAACTTTCTTACTTCGGGGGAAACCCCATGTGCTGTGAAAATGATGGTTCCAGTGTCCACTTTTTCTAAAATTTCTTTACGGTTTTCTCCGTCAAGGGTAATAATCCCGTCTGCTTCAAAGGCATCTGTCACATGTTTGTTATGAACAATCATCCCCAAAATATAGATGGGACGTGGTAGGCTTTTATCTAAAGCAGCGTTTCGTGCAATCACCATTGCATCTACAACGCCGTAACAATACCCTCTTGGTGAAATTTTTTGAACTTCCATAAACATCCTCCTTGTTTAAGAATCGGAGTGCGGTTTCTTTTTCTACCTCATTATAAAGGAGAATTAGAGAGTTGACAAAAAAAGAGGACTATAAAGAAAACCCATTGGCTTCAATGGGTATACTAAATATATAATTTAGGCTTTGAGTTGCCTCTTGAAAGCTTTGTTTCCTCTTCTTGAGGCAAAGTGGTAGTGGATTTCTTCTTGCTTGTAGTTTTTTTCGATCTTTTTGATGTAGTCCGAGAAGCAGTTTCTGTGGATTCATTGGCATCACTTGATTCCGTAGTATCTTCTTCTGCTTCCTCTGAGTCACCATCCTGCAAACCACGATACAGTTTCCACATTGCTGGGAGGTTTTTGATTATCGGTCCATATTGTTGAAACTGTTTAATCATTGGTCCTACTTGTTGAGCCGTTTGTAACATCTGTTGTGTGTTACTTAACATGCTATTAACGTTCCCTGGCTGTAGCAATCCTTTTAATAAACCACCACTTCCTGTAACATTTCCAGCGGCACTGCGTTCAAATCCAGACACTGCATTACTCACACCACTTGAAGTGCTTCCACGCTGAAACAATCGAGAAAGTAAACCGCTATTTGTCTTAGCTGCGCGAGCTCCTTGTTGAATGATTGAATTCTGAGGGTTTTGTAAAATATTTCTTCCAAACATTGCTTGAGGTTGCCGCGCGGGAGAGAATCCTCCTCTCAGTGATGGTGGTCGTCCGCCTCTTGGGTTAAACTGAAACGGAGATGGGTTTCTAGGTGGCATCTTTTCGCCTCCTCTCAAATTCATAACCAGCATACTGCTTCATAGTATTTTATGCTGGAGAGATGAAAATGCTTATAAAGAGAGTGAAATTTATTTTATTCAACAATTAACAGGGTTGAGAGGTAGATGTTTCGGGAAATGTTTATTATAATGACATAATGGGTTCTATACTGTAATGTTCAAACACTAGGAGGGAAAATATGTCCCATCAATTTAATAAATTTTCATTTAAACCATTTATAAATGAAGCAATCAAAGAAGCAGGCTTTCAAGAGCCTACAGAAATACAAGAGAAAATCATTCCTACGATTTTAAAAGGGGAAAGTGCTATCGGTCAATCACAGACCGGTACGGGAAAGACACACTCTTTCTTATTGCCAATTCTTCAAAAAATTAATGTAGAACAGCAGACTGTCCAAGCAGTCATTACCGCACCAACTCGTGAGCTTGCTCAGCAGCTTTATCAAGCAACGATTGAGTTAGCGAAGCATTCTGATGAGGAAATTACAGTGCGTAATTTCATAGGCGGTACAGATAAGCAACGGGCGATAACAAAGTTGAAAAATCAACCTCATATCGTCGTTGGTACCCCAGGTAGAATCAGCGATCTAATGAAGGAACAAGCTTTATTTGTTCATACTGCAACCATGTTAGTAGTGGACGAAGCAGATTTAATGCTTGATATGGGCTTCATTTTAGACGTTGATAAGATTGCAGCAAAAATGCCAAGCAATCTTCAAATTCTTGTATTTTCAGCAACTCTTCCAGAAAAATTAAAGCCATTTTTGAAAAAATACATGGAAAATCCGGTCTATACTCACGTACAACCTAAGCAAGTTTCGGCTCAGAACATCCAGCATGTAGTTGTTCCACAAAAAAGCCGTGACAAGATTAACTTGCTTGTTAATATGTTGAAGAGCTACAACCCCTATTTATCGATTGTCTTCACGAATACAAAAGCTAAAGCAGAAGAAGTGGCAGACAAACTCAATGCTGCAGGATTAAAGGTAGGAAGAATCCACGGTGATTTATCACCAAGAGAACGTAAACAGCAAATGAAACAAATCCGAAATCTTGACTATCAATTTATTGTGGCGACAGACTTAGCGGCTCGAGGCATTGATATTGAAGGTGTTAGTCATGTTATTAATTTTGAGCTACCAAAGGATCTTGATTTCTATATCCATCGAGCAGGTCGTACGGCTCGTGCAGGTTTTTCTGGAATAGCAGCAACGATTTACACTCCTAGCGATGAAGATGCGTTAGTAAAACTTGAGAAGTTGGGTATTAAGTTTGTTCAACAGGACCTAAAAAAAGGAGAATGGGTAGAACTAGGCGAATTGAATAAACGCTCAAAACGTCAAAAAACGAGTGATAGCATTGATGAAAAAGCGAAAACGCATATCAATAAACCTAAAAAAGTAAAGCCAGGGTACAAACGAAAAATGAAGTGGCAAATGGACGAAATTAAAAAGAAAGAACGTCGAATTAAAAATAGAAATAAGTAAGTTGTTTTAGAAGGGATTGGATTTGGATGTTGAAAATTGGTTCACACGTTTCCATGAGTGGTAAGAAAATGCTTTTAGCTGCGAGCGAAGAAGCAGTTTCTTATGGAGCTAATACTTTTATGATCTATACAGGTGCTCCACAAAATACAAGGCGTAAAAAAATCGAAGACCTTAACATTGAAAAAGGTCATCTTCACATGAAAGAGAACGGCATTGATGAAATTGTCGTACATGCACCCTATATCATTAATATTGGTAATAGTAAAAATATGGATACTTTTGAGCTCGGCGTGAATTTTCTACGTCAAGAAATCCAACGAACTGAAGCATTAGGTGCGAAACAAATCGTCTTACACCCTGGTGCACATGTTGGTGAGGGAACAGAAGCTGGAATTAAGCAAATCATCAAAGGACTCAACGAAGTGATTACAAAAGACCAAACTGTTCAAATAGCTTTAGAAACTATGGCAGGTAAAGGCACTGAATGTGGACGATCATTTGAGGAATTAGCCCAAATTTTCGATGGTGTTCATCTCAATGAAAAACTCTCAGTTTGCTTTGATACTTGTCACACTCATGATGCAGGGTATAATATAGTGGAAGACTTTGATGGGGTGTTAGAAGAGTTCGATTCATTAGTAGGACTAGATCGATTAAAAGTGTTGCACATAAATGATAGTAAGAATGTTCAAGGTGCTCGAAAAGACCGACATGAAAACATTGGTTTTGGCTATATTGGTTTTAAAGCAATTAATTCAATTGTTCATCACCCAAA
Coding sequences within:
- the rpoD gene encoding RNA polymerase sigma factor RpoD, which produces MAEKSARSKEVESELTLEQVKEQLLEVGKKRGVLTYEEIAEKLSNFDIESDQMDEYYESLGEQGIEVINENGADDAPSTAQINKGTDEEFDLNDLSVPPGVKINDPVRMYLKEIGRVDLLSAQEEISLANRIENGDEEAKRRLAEANLRLVVSIAKRYVGRGMLFLDLIQEGNMGLIKAVEKFDYRKGFKFSTYATWWIRQAITRAIADQARTIRIPVHMVETINKLIRVQRQLLQDLGREPSPEEIGEEMDLTPEKVREILKIAQEPVSLETPIGEEDDSHLGDFIEDAEAQSPSEHAAYELLKEQLEDVLDTLTDREENVLRLRFGLDDGRTRTLEEVGKVFGVTRERIRQIEAKALRKLRHPSRSKRLKDFLE
- a CDS encoding acyl-CoA dehydrogenase family protein, giving the protein MNYELTSEQKMIQRTIKEFANEIVAPGAIERDRNKTFPIEEFKQLAGLGIMGLPFPEEYGGSGADTISFAIVVEELSRVCASTGITYSAHISLGGAPLNLFGSHEQKQKYLTPICTGESFGAFGLTEPNAGSDAGGTQTTAKVDGNEYVINGNKCYITNASYANSLALTAITGTENGQKEISAIIVPTNSKGFTIVDNYEKMGLHASNTTELVMEDVRVPTENLLGNQGEGFKQFLMTLDGGRIGIGAMAVGIAQGAFDKALQYSKERKQFGKSLSQFQVTQFKLADMAMKIELARTMVHKAAWLKDQGKPFTKEASMCKLYASEVCMEITDQAVQLHGGNGYMKDYEVERMMRDAKLLEIGEGTSEVQRMVIAREIGCFS
- the cccA gene encoding cytochrome c550, encoding MNRNPIIPFILIMVMGIGLVFFLSVKGISDADEMASEHGEGEMEGSEDVAFDPEGLYEKSCIGCHGGDYGGGVGPGLVGVGEKYSAEEIKDILQNGKGAGMPANLVPAENLDAMTEWLLSLE
- a CDS encoding tRNA (adenine(22)-N(1))-methyltransferase; its protein translation is MNAEKLSKRLEKVASFIPHESRLVDIGSDHAYLPCYAVKAGIVNFAIAGEVVEGPYESAKHQVQQLRLENHIRVRLGSGLEVISRGEVNVITIAGMGGTLISSILEEGKEKLVGNERLILQPNVSAISIRKWLMKNGWAVVKEEILEEENKIYEIVVAEKGDSYQLTEKELLLGPILIKENNDIFKKKWQQECDQWKRILKEMEQAEETSELSIKKSEFRKKITMVEGVI
- a CDS encoding Nif3-like dinuclear metal center hexameric protein codes for the protein MKKVNGFQIIEQFEDFSPKKYALEGDKIGLQVGSLNKNVERVMITLDVLEEVVDEAIEKQIDLIIAHHPPIYNALKNLVTDKGQGRIFEKLIKNDIAVYVAHTNLDVAQGGVNDLLAEALLLENTNILVPSFEEDLSKLVVYVPEEAADEVRKALGESGAGHIGNYQNCSFSSSGTGRFLPLKESNPYIGSQGKAEEVTEVRIETIVEQSLEQKLIKTMLKAHPYEEPAYDVIKLKQKGRTLGLGRIGSLKEPMSLEAFAQFVKKQLKVEGVRFVGHKKETVKKVAVLGGDGNKYIHAAKFKGADVLVTGDLYFHTAHEAMMLGLNVVDPGHHVEKVMIKGVAKILERKMIERNFKVEIIQSETNTNPFTIV
- a CDS encoding 4-hydroxy-3-methylbut-2-enyl diphosphate reductase; this translates as MEVQKISPRGYCYGVVDAMVIARNAALDKSLPRPIYILGMIVHNKHVTDAFEADGIITLDGENRKEILEKVDTGTIIFTAHGVSPEVRKLAAEKGLITIDATCPDVTRTHDLIREKEAEGYEVIYIGKKGHPEPEGAVGVAPQIVHLVEKPEEVASLTIKSDKIIVTNQTTMSQWDVVDIMEKVTEKYPHAEAHKEICLATQVRQEAVAEQAGDADVLIVVGDPKSNNSNRLAQVSEEIAHTKAYRISDVSELEIEWLKDAGKIAVTAGASTPTPLVKEVINFLNQFEYTDPTTWKRERTVPLHKILPKVKKPKTISQD
- the vrrA gene encoding VrrA/YqfQ family protein — protein: MPPRNPSPFQFNPRGGRPPSLRGGFSPARQPQAMFGRNILQNPQNSIIQQGARAAKTNSGLLSRLFQRGSTSSGVSNAVSGFERSAAGNVTGSGGLLKGLLQPGNVNSMLSNTQQMLQTAQQVGPMIKQFQQYGPIIKNLPAMWKLYRGLQDGDSEEAEEDTTESSDANESTETASRTTSKRSKKTTSKKKSTTTLPQEEETKLSRGNSKPKLYI
- a CDS encoding DEAD/DEAH box helicase; the encoded protein is MSHQFNKFSFKPFINEAIKEAGFQEPTEIQEKIIPTILKGESAIGQSQTGTGKTHSFLLPILQKINVEQQTVQAVITAPTRELAQQLYQATIELAKHSDEEITVRNFIGGTDKQRAITKLKNQPHIVVGTPGRISDLMKEQALFVHTATMLVVDEADLMLDMGFILDVDKIAAKMPSNLQILVFSATLPEKLKPFLKKYMENPVYTHVQPKQVSAQNIQHVVVPQKSRDKINLLVNMLKSYNPYLSIVFTNTKAKAEEVADKLNAAGLKVGRIHGDLSPRERKQQMKQIRNLDYQFIVATDLAARGIDIEGVSHVINFELPKDLDFYIHRAGRTARAGFSGIAATIYTPSDEDALVKLEKLGIKFVQQDLKKGEWVELGELNKRSKRQKTSDSIDEKAKTHINKPKKVKPGYKRKMKWQMDEIKKKERRIKNRNK
- a CDS encoding deoxyribonuclease IV — translated: MLKIGSHVSMSGKKMLLAASEEAVSYGANTFMIYTGAPQNTRRKKIEDLNIEKGHLHMKENGIDEIVVHAPYIINIGNSKNMDTFELGVNFLRQEIQRTEALGAKQIVLHPGAHVGEGTEAGIKQIIKGLNEVITKDQTVQIALETMAGKGTECGRSFEELAQIFDGVHLNEKLSVCFDTCHTHDAGYNIVEDFDGVLEEFDSLVGLDRLKVLHINDSKNVQGARKDRHENIGFGYIGFKAINSIVHHPNLQTVPKILETPYVGEDKKDKKPPYLFEIEMLKNQSFEETIREKILSQ